From a region of the Candidatus Rhabdochlamydia porcellionis genome:
- the pgeF gene encoding peptidoglycan editing factor PgeF — MLRKKSGEIEWLEFELLQEIPHLKAGVLLRHGGISQGPYASLNLGASTGDLAEHVAYHRKQVQQLFNFKEIVTGNQVHEVHAEWIQAFKQDVGNCDILLTDLSEIGLLITHADCQAAIFYDPLRKAIANTHAGWRGNVGNVYRETVRAMHKAFGSNPADLLVCISPSLGPKHAEFKEYKKEFPPDFWKYQVTPFHFDLWAIAKDQLEEAGVLPSHIEIASMCTYCNAEDFYSYRRDQITGRNGTIVGFTEKAFD; from the coding sequence ATGTTACGTAAAAAATCAGGTGAGATCGAATGGTTAGAATTTGAGCTTTTACAAGAGATTCCTCATCTTAAAGCGGGAGTTCTTTTAAGGCATGGAGGAATCAGCCAAGGCCCTTATGCGTCGCTTAATTTGGGAGCGAGTACGGGCGATCTTGCAGAACATGTAGCTTATCATCGCAAGCAAGTACAGCAACTGTTTAATTTTAAAGAAATAGTGACAGGGAACCAAGTGCATGAAGTTCATGCTGAATGGATACAAGCGTTTAAACAGGATGTAGGAAATTGTGATATTTTACTAACTGATTTGTCTGAGATCGGTTTATTAATTACTCACGCAGATTGTCAAGCTGCAATTTTTTATGATCCCTTACGAAAGGCAATAGCTAATACACATGCAGGTTGGAGAGGAAATGTGGGTAATGTGTATCGTGAAACAGTAAGAGCTATGCATAAAGCTTTTGGCTCTAATCCTGCTGATTTACTTGTTTGCATTTCACCAAGCCTTGGACCAAAACATGCAGAGTTTAAAGAGTATAAGAAAGAATTTCCACCTGATTTCTGGAAATACCAAGTAACGCCGTTTCATTTTGATCTATGGGCTATTGCTAAAGATCAATTGGAGGAAGCAGGTGTGCTACCTTCTCATATTGAGATTGCAAGCATGTGCACATATTGCAATGCAGAAGATTTTTATTCCTATCGCCGAGATCAAATAACAGGAAGAAATGGGACAATCGTTGGCTTTACTGAGAAGGCATTTGATTAA
- a CDS encoding CPBP family intramembrane glutamic endopeptidase — MLLTALEYLIEIEVGQKSALLIAGGIEKVLNSSRSIMQISSFSYEIFKENPLFTLCFFTLGVSLMSVWICKKWLWAIFLFIAYFLALYTHIATTASLFSIILLGICQYALKKTTNLSIRFLLFGTAVFISISLLMHFLPGFANWKIVSDLMISKSSYPLTLWLNFDKPFIGLFVLAYLLPLIESKEKFWELIKKIILVLALMIISLAAISYYLKAITFDPKIPSVFLIWIIQNLIFVSIPEEAFFRGFFQQELDQAFGSKPLGTGCSIIITSILFALLHIGWSPNFVAIALTFCASLFYGVIYRWTQAIEASIFCHFGFNTFHFLFFSYPFAIQPGF, encoded by the coding sequence ATGCTGCTAACAGCCTTAGAATATTTAATAGAAATAGAGGTCGGCCAAAAGAGTGCTCTTCTAATAGCTGGTGGGATTGAAAAAGTTCTTAATAGCTCAAGGAGCATTATGCAAATCAGTTCTTTTAGTTACGAGATATTTAAAGAAAACCCCCTTTTCACCTTATGCTTTTTTACTCTAGGTGTAAGCTTGATGAGTGTATGGATTTGTAAGAAGTGGCTTTGGGCTATTTTTTTATTCATTGCCTATTTTTTAGCTTTATACACGCATATAGCAACAACTGCATCTTTATTTTCTATTATTCTATTAGGTATTTGCCAATACGCTTTAAAAAAAACGACTAATCTTTCTATTCGCTTTTTACTGTTTGGTACTGCTGTTTTTATTTCCATCTCTTTACTTATGCATTTCTTACCAGGTTTTGCTAATTGGAAAATTGTCTCTGATTTGATGATTAGCAAAAGCTCTTATCCATTAACCTTATGGTTAAATTTTGATAAGCCGTTTATTGGCCTTTTTGTACTTGCTTATCTATTACCTTTAATCGAATCTAAGGAAAAATTTTGGGAGTTGATAAAAAAAATTATACTAGTATTAGCACTCATGATCATTAGTTTAGCGGCTATTTCTTATTACTTAAAAGCCATTACCTTTGATCCTAAAATACCATCTGTTTTTTTAATTTGGATTATTCAGAATTTGATTTTTGTCTCTATTCCAGAAGAGGCATTTTTTCGTGGATTTTTTCAACAAGAATTAGATCAAGCATTTGGATCAAAGCCATTAGGCACCGGTTGCAGCATTATCATTACTTCCATTTTATTTGCTCTTCTACACATTGGGTGGTCTCCCAATTTCGTTGCAATAGCCCTTACTTTCTGTGCAAGTCTTTTCTATGGGGTGATTTATCGTTGGACTCAAGCAATTGAAGCCAGTATTTTCTGTCATTTTGGCTTTAATACATTTCATTTCTTATTCTTCAGCTATCCTTTTGCAATACAGCCTGGATTTTAA
- a CDS encoding MFS transporter, which translates to MNYRFKPTLCRSLCLLWCSHLILDFFTGIWPIYKTLFHIDLAKAGILAGISGFMGESLQLGFGYISDRGHRKVIMMLGLGLASSILWMTFTEHLFFSFCLLFLMMLGSSSFHPAAVGFASKLSENHKGRYILLFSSSGAIGLAISQLTFTKTIAFFNGHALIFYIPVLILLVLLLFYPLDAQTETTPFSIKQALQLFLQHKRLLLPLYLIQIANVTLSAAFIFLLPDLMQTKECHIWLCQGGAHFCFILGGAVCMIITGYLCDRYNYKYVLLTVTISALFLFYSFLLQTSIPPWKTVIFLTCLGGMIGTMNPLAVSWANQCLSEHPSTISALLMGSAWCIANLGPTWAGLISKTVSIQPIISTLYIMSSLMVVAFFLVLITPQGSTAKTIVD; encoded by the coding sequence ATGAATTACCGCTTTAAACCTACTTTGTGTAGAAGTTTATGCCTCTTATGGTGTAGTCATTTAATTCTTGATTTCTTTACGGGTATTTGGCCTATCTATAAAACGCTATTTCATATTGATTTGGCTAAAGCGGGTATTCTTGCAGGTATAAGTGGATTTATGGGAGAATCTCTTCAACTCGGCTTTGGCTATATATCTGATCGAGGGCATCGCAAGGTAATCATGATGTTAGGACTTGGACTTGCTTCGTCTATTCTATGGATGACCTTTACTGAGCACTTATTTTTTTCTTTTTGTCTACTTTTTTTGATGATGCTTGGCTCTTCTTCTTTTCATCCTGCTGCAGTTGGTTTTGCAAGCAAATTATCAGAAAACCATAAAGGACGTTATATTCTTTTATTCTCTTCTTCAGGAGCAATTGGCCTTGCTATTTCTCAACTTACCTTTACAAAAACGATTGCATTTTTTAATGGTCATGCACTGATTTTTTACATCCCTGTTCTGATTTTATTGGTTCTCTTACTTTTTTATCCTTTAGATGCACAAACAGAAACAACTCCTTTTTCTATTAAGCAAGCTCTCCAGCTTTTCTTACAACACAAGAGGCTATTACTGCCTTTATATTTAATCCAAATTGCTAATGTAACACTATCAGCAGCTTTTATCTTTTTACTCCCTGATCTTATGCAAACAAAAGAATGTCATATTTGGCTATGTCAAGGAGGAGCACATTTTTGTTTTATATTAGGAGGAGCTGTCTGTATGATTATTACAGGTTATCTATGTGATAGATACAATTACAAATATGTACTACTAACTGTAACCATAAGTGCGCTATTTTTATTTTACAGTTTCTTACTGCAAACTTCTATTCCTCCTTGGAAAACAGTTATATTTCTCACTTGCTTAGGCGGAATGATTGGAACAATGAATCCTTTAGCTGTATCATGGGCAAACCAATGTTTATCTGAACATCCAAGTACTATTTCTGCCTTATTAATGGGTTCTGCCTGGTGTATTGCAAATTTAGGACCCACTTGGGCTGGATTGATTTCCAAAACGGTTTCCATTCAACCCATTATTTCCACCTTATACATTATGAGTTCTTTAATGGTTGTTGCTTTCTTTCTAGTACTTATAACGCCGCAAGGATCGACAGCAAAAACAATAGTTGACTAG
- a CDS encoding UvrB/UvrC motif-containing protein, giving the protein MAERPIECSHCKKPIAVTYKEILDTSITCNEMCATCPILEQKLHGYSSKTAFHESHAETGMCCGNCRTTLESIKMGNPLGCSECYAVFADILITELTSMGKIPLQLLKVVKNRKNQPLHLGKSPNKSAKIPSSNRLVVLNEALNDALKKENYEQAAWLRDQINALLGKNSSDGKI; this is encoded by the coding sequence ATGGCTGAAAGACCTATTGAATGTAGTCACTGCAAAAAACCTATTGCTGTAACCTATAAAGAAATACTCGATACTTCGATTACGTGTAATGAGATGTGTGCTACTTGCCCTATTTTAGAACAAAAATTACACGGTTATTCAAGTAAGACAGCCTTTCATGAAAGCCATGCAGAAACTGGAATGTGTTGTGGGAACTGCCGCACCACCTTAGAATCTATCAAAATGGGAAATCCTCTAGGATGTAGCGAATGTTATGCTGTTTTTGCAGATATCTTAATTACAGAATTAACTTCTATGGGAAAAATTCCTTTACAACTGCTAAAAGTAGTCAAAAATCGTAAAAACCAACCTCTGCACTTAGGAAAATCTCCTAATAAATCAGCTAAAATCCCCTCTTCTAACCGCCTTGTTGTTTTAAATGAGGCATTAAACGACGCTTTGAAAAAAGAAAATTACGAACAAGCCGCATGGCTTCGCGATCAAATTAATGCCCTACTTGGAAAAAACAGCTCTGATGGAAAAATCTAA
- a CDS encoding protein arginine kinase: MEKSNLPNTLLSHTPWENQTNTIWPATCFSLSRNLASYHFPAKMLDSEFERVYSILCNGLSSCLPKSIALKNTQLSTLDKEFLFEHFLCLENLANTHSHQGFVLDENELFFAQINKEDHLHICCVDYQGEWETTWNRLNQIETDLSKVFDFSFSHKFGFLTSYPQYSGTALKVHAYLHLPAIIHCGQLQELLTKSQQENIYAIGMSGTLEELIGDLIILSNVYTLGINEETILYSLHTTIMNFMALEKTLRTHLKEKGNPEIKDQISRAYGLLLHSYQLQEKEALNALSLIKLGLELNWVKGVSEKTINDLLFTCRRAHLTYICNTGLLDPQESARKRAEFLHKQLQGIDLSI; this comes from the coding sequence ATGGAAAAATCTAACTTACCAAATACTCTTCTTTCTCACACTCCTTGGGAAAATCAAACAAATACCATTTGGCCTGCTACTTGTTTTTCTCTAAGTCGTAATCTAGCTAGCTATCATTTCCCTGCAAAAATGCTTGATAGTGAATTTGAAAGGGTTTATAGCATCTTATGTAATGGTCTATCTTCTTGTTTGCCTAAGTCTATTGCATTAAAAAACACCCAACTTTCTACTCTTGACAAGGAATTTTTATTTGAACATTTTTTATGTTTAGAAAATCTAGCTAATACTCATTCTCATCAAGGGTTTGTTCTTGATGAGAATGAGTTGTTCTTTGCTCAAATTAATAAAGAAGATCATTTACATATTTGTTGTGTTGATTACCAAGGAGAATGGGAAACAACCTGGAATCGGCTCAATCAAATAGAGACGGATTTAAGTAAAGTTTTTGATTTTTCTTTTTCCCATAAATTTGGTTTCTTAACTTCTTATCCCCAATATTCAGGAACAGCCCTTAAAGTACACGCTTACTTGCATCTACCCGCTATTATTCACTGCGGACAACTACAAGAACTACTAACTAAAAGCCAACAAGAAAATATATATGCTATAGGTATGTCGGGTACATTAGAAGAGCTAATTGGCGATCTTATTATTTTAAGCAATGTCTATACATTAGGCATAAATGAGGAAACAATTCTCTATTCTTTACATACGACAATTATGAATTTTATGGCTTTGGAAAAGACATTACGTACCCATTTAAAAGAAAAAGGTAATCCAGAAATTAAAGATCAGATAAGTCGTGCTTATGGTCTTCTTTTACATTCTTACCAACTACAAGAAAAAGAAGCGCTAAATGCTTTAAGCTTAATTAAACTTGGTTTAGAACTCAATTGGGTTAAAGGAGTTTCTGAAAAAACAATTAATGATCTATTATTTACATGTAGACGCGCTCACCTGACTTATATTTGTAATACAGGCCTTCTAGATCCTCAAGAAAGTGCTAGAAAACGCGCAGAATTCTTACATAAACAGCTACAAGGAATCGACTTGAGCATTTAA
- a CDS encoding bifunctional cytidylyltransferase/SDR family oxidoreductase: MIVAILLMAGSGTRFGSQIPKQFHRLSGKKIYQHTLDKFLNTQLFSRIILVCVPEYIKQVQKENSFKDQVYVVAGGSNRQASSLKGLLACPSHTEIVVIHDAVRPFVSEEILQKNISLARLHKAVDTCIPSSDTLVHTMDLKQIHTIPSRNQYLRGQTPQSFSYALILEAHLNAIQKNSSDDCSLVLAKDHRVFITEGSEYNIKITTELDLFLADQIFRLQHSDAKPSLKTLKNKRYIITGGSGGIGQAIIKSLEKEGAEAIDISRSSKSYPANLCCHGDVEKVFADIFNKFGPVDGLINSIGFLIKKPFIRLSEQEIQEIIAANLTSVLFCCKCAQIKPQGHILNMASSSYSRGRKNYTIYASCKAAIVNFTQGLAEEYSHLYVNAIAPQRTATAMRYREFPREDPSTLLSTEEVAETTLNCLKSYITGSLIEVKFKSYPKKL, from the coding sequence ATGATTGTAGCAATTCTTCTCATGGCTGGATCTGGAACTAGATTCGGTAGCCAAATCCCAAAACAATTTCATCGTTTATCTGGGAAAAAGATCTATCAACACACCTTAGATAAATTTTTAAACACTCAACTTTTTTCTCGTATTATTCTGGTTTGTGTACCTGAATATATCAAACAAGTCCAAAAAGAGAATTCTTTTAAGGATCAGGTTTATGTAGTTGCTGGAGGATCAAATCGCCAGGCATCTTCTTTGAAAGGATTATTAGCTTGTCCTTCTCATACGGAAATTGTGGTGATTCACGATGCAGTCAGACCTTTTGTCAGCGAAGAAATTTTACAAAAAAATATTTCTCTTGCTCGTTTACATAAAGCTGTTGATACTTGCATTCCCTCTAGTGACACCCTTGTTCACACAATGGATTTAAAACAAATTCATACAATCCCCTCTCGTAATCAATACCTACGAGGACAAACCCCACAGAGTTTTTCCTATGCTCTTATTTTAGAAGCTCACTTAAATGCTATCCAAAAAAATAGTTCTGACGATTGCTCCCTTGTGCTTGCTAAAGATCATCGAGTTTTTATTACAGAAGGAAGTGAGTACAATATTAAAATCACAACAGAGTTAGACTTATTTTTAGCAGATCAGATTTTTCGTTTACAGCATTCTGATGCAAAGCCCAGCTTAAAAACATTAAAGAATAAGCGTTATATTATTACAGGAGGATCTGGAGGGATCGGACAGGCAATTATTAAAAGCTTAGAAAAAGAAGGTGCGGAAGCAATCGATATATCTCGATCTTCTAAAAGCTATCCTGCTAATTTATGTTGCCATGGTGATGTAGAAAAAGTATTTGCAGATATTTTTAATAAGTTCGGTCCAGTGGATGGATTAATTAATAGTATCGGATTTTTAATAAAAAAACCTTTTATACGCCTCTCAGAACAAGAAATTCAAGAAATCATTGCAGCTAATTTAACCAGCGTGCTCTTCTGTTGCAAATGTGCTCAAATAAAACCGCAAGGCCATATTCTCAATATGGCTTCTTCCAGTTATTCTCGTGGCAGAAAGAACTATACCATTTATGCCAGTTGTAAAGCTGCTATTGTTAATTTCACACAAGGACTAGCAGAAGAATACTCTCATCTTTATGTCAATGCGATTGCTCCACAAAGAACCGCCACAGCTATGCGTTATCGAGAATTCCCTAGAGAAGATCCTTCTACTCTACTTTCTACAGAAGAAGTAGCAGAAACCACTCTTAACTGTCTTAAATCCTATATTACAGGTAGCCTTATTGAGGTGAAGTTTAAGTCGTATCCCAAAAAGCTTTAA
- the msrA gene encoding peptide-methionine (S)-S-oxide reductase MsrA — MPKMKMRWIWRILIFTLFCYLLPIYGQETSKKLEIATFAGGCFWCVQHDFNQIDGVVSTTVGYTGGHKLDPTYREISSGTTGHLEAVQVVYNLQRISYEDLLNIYWRMVDPTRDDGQFCDFGPQYRPVIFYHDLSQKQAAERSKQALIQSKRFPQVLVQILPEVTFYAAEEYHQNYSRTHPVRYKLYLYRCGRDKKLKAFWDTT; from the coding sequence ATGCCAAAAATGAAAATGCGCTGGATTTGGAGAATTTTAATTTTTACTCTTTTCTGTTATTTACTTCCCATTTATGGGCAAGAAACAAGTAAGAAGCTCGAAATAGCAACTTTTGCTGGAGGTTGTTTTTGGTGTGTGCAACATGATTTTAATCAAATTGATGGAGTAGTGTCCACAACGGTAGGCTATACAGGTGGGCATAAATTAGATCCTACTTATAGAGAAATCTCTTCTGGGACCACAGGTCATCTAGAAGCGGTGCAAGTGGTTTATAATCTACAAAGAATTAGTTATGAAGATCTTTTAAATATCTATTGGAGAATGGTTGATCCTACAAGAGATGATGGGCAATTCTGTGACTTTGGACCTCAATATAGGCCTGTTATTTTTTACCATGATTTAAGTCAAAAACAAGCTGCTGAGAGATCAAAACAAGCGCTTATTCAGTCAAAACGGTTCCCTCAAGTTTTGGTGCAAATTTTGCCAGAGGTCACTTTTTATGCAGCAGAGGAGTATCATCAAAATTACTCTAGAACACATCCTGTACGCTATAAACTCTATCTTTATAGGTGCGGAAGAGATAAAAAGCTTAAAGCTTTTTGGGATACGACTTAA
- a CDS encoding NUDIX hydrolase → MYISTSPPENFLPSVEAVACFCYWQERFLFLLRQPNKLQGNTWCLPGGKVEQEEPLRKAIYREVYEEVGITLIKEHSFFWKSLFVRVPHMEYTLHLFHTDLNQKKFCINLNLTEHSKYRWLSLSEAKKLPLIETGQELIAMFEKDFKKSC, encoded by the coding sequence ATGTATATTTCAACTTCCCCGCCTGAAAATTTTCTTCCCTCTGTTGAAGCAGTTGCTTGTTTTTGTTATTGGCAAGAACGTTTTCTTTTCCTTTTACGTCAGCCAAATAAGTTGCAAGGAAATACTTGGTGCTTGCCTGGAGGTAAGGTAGAACAAGAAGAACCTTTGCGCAAAGCAATTTATCGAGAAGTATACGAAGAAGTAGGAATTACGCTCATAAAGGAACATAGTTTCTTTTGGAAAAGCTTATTTGTTCGCGTTCCTCATATGGAATATACGTTGCATCTTTTTCATACAGATCTTAATCAAAAAAAATTTTGTATTAACTTAAATCTAACCGAGCATAGTAAATATCGTTGGTTATCTCTATCAGAAGCTAAGAAACTTCCTTTAATTGAAACTGGTCAAGAGCTTATAGCGATGTTTGAAAAAGATTTTAAAAAAAGTTGCTGA
- the frr gene encoding ribosome recycling factor, translated as MNIVKQTESKMKTSLEHFKDDLKSLRSNRANPAILDSVFVEAYGSKMRIKELASITTPESRQILISPFDPQMLQSIAKGIEKDHTLNLRPVIEGSQIRMNIPPMDGSMREKLAKQVDAKTEEQKIAIRGFRQSGNESIRKQKAEGLITEDMMKKDEKEIQKLTDTFCKEIENIAKAKKQELMTV; from the coding sequence ATGAATATAGTTAAGCAGACGGAATCAAAAATGAAAACCTCATTAGAACACTTTAAAGATGACTTAAAAAGTCTGCGTTCTAATCGTGCAAATCCTGCTATACTAGATAGTGTTTTTGTGGAAGCCTATGGCTCAAAAATGCGCATCAAAGAATTAGCTTCTATTACGACTCCAGAAAGTAGACAAATCTTGATTTCTCCTTTTGATCCACAAATGCTGCAATCTATTGCAAAAGGAATTGAAAAAGATCATACCTTGAATTTAAGGCCTGTTATAGAAGGAAGTCAGATTCGAATGAATATTCCTCCTATGGATGGATCAATGCGTGAGAAACTTGCCAAACAGGTTGATGCAAAAACCGAAGAGCAAAAGATTGCTATTCGTGGCTTTAGACAAAGCGGAAATGAATCTATTCGTAAGCAAAAAGCAGAAGGATTGATTACTGAGGATATGATGAAAAAAGATGAGAAAGAAATACAAAAGCTGACTGATACTTTCTGCAAAGAGATCGAAAATATTGCTAAAGCTAAAAAGCAAGAGTTAATGACAGTTTAG
- the pyrH gene encoding UMP kinase translates to MHRPAYKRVLLKLSGEALMGGQTFGVEPAASSQIAQMIKQACNLKVQLGIVIGGGNIFRGVQAKAFSFERTPADHIGMLSTTINGLVLQQSLKSVGIDTHVMSALNTDVIVEKYNWKQALAYLESGIPVIFVGGTGNPYFTTDSAAALRAIEMNAEILLKATKVDGIYDCDPKKNTKAKKFNRLTYSEVLAKNLEVMDSTAIALCSENKIPICVFDLFDPTALLHIVCGESLGTLVTGDKP, encoded by the coding sequence ATGCATAGACCCGCTTACAAAAGAGTTCTGCTTAAATTATCAGGAGAAGCTCTGATGGGTGGGCAAACTTTTGGTGTTGAACCGGCAGCATCCTCCCAGATTGCACAAATGATTAAACAAGCTTGTAATCTCAAAGTGCAATTGGGAATTGTAATCGGCGGAGGCAACATATTCCGAGGAGTTCAAGCTAAAGCCTTTAGTTTTGAAAGAACTCCAGCTGATCACATTGGAATGTTATCTACTACAATCAATGGACTGGTCTTGCAACAATCTTTAAAGAGTGTCGGCATTGATACTCATGTTATGAGTGCTCTTAATACAGATGTTATCGTTGAAAAGTATAATTGGAAACAAGCTTTGGCTTATTTAGAGAGCGGCATACCAGTCATTTTTGTTGGTGGAACAGGCAATCCTTATTTCACTACAGATTCTGCAGCTGCCTTGCGCGCTATTGAAATGAATGCAGAGATTTTGCTTAAAGCCACAAAAGTTGATGGGATTTATGACTGCGATCCAAAAAAGAATACTAAAGCCAAAAAATTCAATCGATTAACTTATTCAGAAGTTTTGGCAAAAAACTTAGAAGTAATGGATTCTACAGCAATTGCATTATGTTCTGAAAATAAAATCCCTATTTGCGTATTTGATTTATTCGACCCAACCGCCCTACTACATATTGTGTGTGGCGAATCTTTAGGTACATTAGTAACAGGAGACAAGCCATGA
- the tsf gene encoding translation elongation factor Ts yields the protein MSKVAAELVKQLRDRTGVSMSKCKEALESSNSDMDKSIEFLRKAGMTSAIKKEGRDANEGLIEIDEEENALVLVEVNAETDFVAQNAKFKQFAQELIHQAIQTKPASVVELMQLSYAKDPSITLDQYRSLIVQSLGENIQVKRLLIIPKSSDVSIGFYSHMGGKIVSVVVLTGGKGHESLARDIAMHVAAEAPEYLSPEEVPSEVKAKEEEIARSQVQNKPPHIIDKIVEGKLEAYYMEMCLTRQKYVKDSSMTIAMLLDKESKALKHPVEIQAFYRWKVGS from the coding sequence ATGAGTAAAGTAGCTGCTGAATTGGTAAAGCAATTGCGCGATCGTACAGGTGTAAGCATGAGCAAGTGCAAAGAAGCGCTTGAAAGCTCCAATAGCGATATGGATAAATCTATTGAATTCTTGCGTAAAGCGGGCATGACTTCTGCTATCAAAAAAGAAGGTCGTGATGCAAACGAGGGCTTAATTGAAATTGATGAAGAAGAAAATGCTTTGGTTTTGGTTGAAGTAAACGCTGAAACGGATTTTGTTGCGCAAAATGCAAAGTTTAAGCAATTCGCTCAAGAATTAATACATCAAGCGATTCAAACAAAACCAGCTTCTGTAGTAGAGCTTATGCAGTTATCTTATGCAAAAGATCCTTCGATTACTCTAGATCAATATAGATCTTTAATAGTGCAGAGCTTAGGAGAAAATATTCAAGTAAAACGTCTGTTGATTATTCCTAAGTCCTCAGATGTTTCCATAGGATTCTATAGCCATATGGGAGGGAAGATTGTTTCTGTAGTTGTGCTTACAGGAGGAAAAGGACATGAGAGTTTAGCTCGTGATATTGCTATGCACGTAGCGGCAGAAGCCCCTGAATATTTATCGCCTGAAGAAGTGCCGTCTGAAGTTAAAGCAAAGGAAGAAGAAATAGCGCGCAGTCAAGTGCAAAATAAGCCTCCTCACATTATTGATAAAATTGTCGAAGGGAAATTGGAAGCATATTATATGGAGATGTGTTTAACTCGTCAAAAGTATGTTAAGGACAGTTCCATGACAATTGCTATGTTGCTCGATAAAGAGAGCAAAGCATTAAAGCATCCTGTAGAAATTCAAGCATTTTATCGCTGGAAAGTAGGAAGCTAA
- the rpsB gene encoding 30S ribosomal protein S2, with amino-acid sequence MEQQEQYKEVTIKTLLESGAHFGHQRHRWNPKMKRFIFEERNGIYIIDLSKTLQQIRNATQVVMNTVSKRKSILFVGTKKQAKNLVRECAKQCEEFYVCERWLGGTLTNLTTIRQSIKKLERIEKKIALNADDLTKKELSLLTKDQIKLDRNFSGVRSMRKPPGLLIVVDPSREHIAVAEAKKLGVPVMALVDTNCNPDPIDYIIACNDDALKSIKLILEALTQAILQRKQELKLTTAKEDLEEGISSKEEQEGAK; translated from the coding sequence TTGGAACAGCAAGAACAATATAAAGAAGTTACTATTAAAACACTTCTAGAAAGTGGCGCTCATTTTGGGCACCAGAGACATCGTTGGAATCCGAAGATGAAGAGATTTATCTTCGAAGAGAGAAACGGAATCTATATCATAGACCTTTCTAAAACACTACAACAGATCCGCAATGCGACTCAAGTTGTCATGAATACGGTAAGCAAACGCAAATCTATTTTGTTTGTAGGCACAAAAAAGCAAGCTAAAAACCTTGTTCGTGAATGTGCAAAGCAGTGTGAAGAGTTTTATGTTTGTGAGCGTTGGCTAGGTGGAACACTAACCAATTTAACAACAATCCGTCAATCTATTAAGAAACTAGAGCGCATTGAGAAGAAAATCGCACTTAATGCAGATGATCTAACCAAAAAAGAACTTTCTCTATTGACAAAGGATCAGATTAAGTTGGATCGAAATTTCTCGGGAGTCCGCTCTATGAGAAAACCTCCTGGATTATTAATCGTAGTAGATCCAAGTCGTGAACATATTGCAGTAGCAGAAGCTAAAAAATTAGGCGTTCCTGTGATGGCTTTAGTGGATACAAACTGTAACCCAGACCCAATTGATTATATTATTGCATGTAACGATGATGCTTTAAAAAGCATTAAACTCATTTTAGAAGCGTTAACACAAGCTATTTTGCAACGTAAACAAGAATTAAAACTCACTACAGCTAAAGAAGATTTAGAAGAAGGGATTTCTTCTAAAGAAGAGCAAGAAGGAGCTAAGTAA